The genomic window TCGCGCTGGGCTATGCGGTGCAGGCGCTGGTGATCGCACCGCTGGTGCGGCGCGAGCGTGCCCTGGTGGTCGAGCCCATCAGCGCGCTGCTGCTCACAGCCGGCGTCTACATCCTGATCGACAACCTGGCGCTGATGGCTTTCGGGCCCAACGTTCGCTCCGCCAGCTCCGGCATCGCCGTGCAGACGATCATGCTCGGCGAGTTCCCGATCAACACACTGCGCCTGGTGTCCGCCGCCGTGCCGTTGTTGATGGCGCTGGGTCTGTCGCTGTGGCTGGGCCGTACCGACCTGGGCCGGGCCGTGCGTGCCACGGCCTCGAACCGCGACGCAGCCGCCATGTCGGGCATCGACGTGGCCCGCATCTACAACCTGACCTTCGGCCTCGGCTGCGCCACCGTGGCCGTGATGGGCTGCCTGATCGCGCCCTTCATCCCGGTGACTCCGCAGGTCGGGCTGGCCTTCGGCATCAAGAGCTTCATCGTCGTGGTGCTCGGCGGCATCGGCAGCATTGCCGGTTCGCTGGTCGGCGGCGTCGTGATCGGCCTCTTCGAATCGGTGGCTTCGCAGTTCGTCGCCACGCCCACGGCCGCGATCTTCTCGCTGGGCCTGTTCATCGTGATCCTGCTGCTGCGCCCACAAGGGCTGATGGGCAAGAAGGGAGGCGTCTGATGTCCGCCATTCCCTCCGCGCTCGCAGGCTCGGTTCGCCCTGCCGCGGCCCGTGGCGTCCATGTCGCCAAGTTCGCCTTGGCGGGGTTGCTGCTCGCCGGGTTCGCACTGCCGCTGGCCGTGCACGACGAGTTCTTCCTGCACAGCGCCATCATGGTGCTGTACTTCGCCTACCTGGCCAGCGCCTGGAACCTGATGTGCGGCTACGTGGGGCAGATCTCGTTCGGCCACTCCGTCTTCAGCGGGGTGGGCGGTTATTGCTCGGTGCTGCTGCTCACCGGCCTCGGCTTGTCACCGTGGATCGGGATGCTCGTCGGCGGTGCCCTGGCGGCGCTCCTGGCCGTGGTCATCGGCTACCCGACCATGCGCCTGCGCGGGCCGTACTTCGCATTGACGACCATCGCCGTGGCCGAGATCGTGCGCATCTGGGTCGAGAACACCGACCTGGTGATGGGCATCTCGCTCAAGGGCGCTGAAGGCCTGCGCGTTCCCCTGGTCGGCACCGACTGGAGCCTCTTCCAGTTCGAGAGCAAGGTGCCGTACTACTACATCATCCTCGTGCTGGTGGTGGTGATCACGGCCATGACGTGGCTGATGGAACGCAGCCGGCTCGGCGTGTGCCTGAAGGCCATCCGCGGCGATCGCGATGCCGCCGAATCGCTGGGCATCAATCCCACCCGCTACACGCTGAGCGCTTATGCACTGAGCGCGTTCATGACGGCACTCGGCGGCAGCTTCTACGCGCAGTTCATCCGCTTCATCAACCCGGAGCGGAACATGGGCACCGAGCTGTCCATCGACATGGCGCTGATGGCCATCATCGGCGGCCAGGGCACGGTGTTCGGACCGCTGGTGGGCGCCGCGTTCCTCGCGCCGCTCGCCGAGGTGACGCGCGGCTACCTCGGCGGCCAGTTCATCGGGCTGCACCTCGTGATCTACGGGCTGGTCCTGATCCTGGCCGTGCTGTACCTGCCCAAGGGCCTGTGGGATCCGATCAAGCGGCTGGGGGCCTGGCTGCTGCGCGGCAGGAGCACGCGATGAGCACGGGTTCCGAGATCCTGCTTTCGGTGCGCGGCATTTCCAAGCGCTACGGCGGCGTGCAGGCCGTGAAGGGCCTGTCCTTCGAGTTGCGGCGCGGCGAGATCCTGGGACTGCTGGGCCCGAACGGCGCCGGCAAGACCACGGCCTTCAACATGATCGCCGGCTTCGTCGGCGTGGACGAGGGCGAGATCGAGCTCGACGGACGAAGGATCAGCGGCCGCAAGCCCTGGGACGTCTGTGCCGCGGGGCTGGCGCGCACCTTCCAGCTGTCCAAGCCCTTCGGCGGCATGACGGCGCGCGAGAACCTCGTCGTGGGCAGCCTGGTCAAGACGCGCGACCGCGCGCGCAGCCTGAGCAAGGCCGACGAACTGCTGGACTTCCTCGGCATGTCGGCCCTGGCTTCGACTGATGCCGACAACCTCACCGCCTTCGAGCGGCGCAAGGTCGAGCTGGGCCGTGCGCTGTCGACCGAACCCAGCCTGCTGCTGATGGACGAGGTGGTGGCCGGCGCGACGCCGCAGGAAGCCATGGTGATGGTGGAGCTGATCAAGAAGGTGCGCGACCGCGGGGTCACGGTGCTGATCATCGAACACGTCATGAAAGTGATCATGGGGCTGTCCGACCGCGTGATCGTGATGAACCTGGGCGAACTGATCGCCGATGGCCTGCCGGCCGATGTGGTGCGCCAGGACGCGGTGCTCAAGGCCTACTTTGGAGAAGACTATGTCGACGCCGGCGCTTGAGATCCGGGGCCTCGTGGCCGGCTATGGCGACGTGTCGGTGCTGCGCGGGCTGGACCTGTCCATCGCTCCGGGCCAGCTCGTCGCGTTGATCGGTGCCAACGGCGCCGGCAAGACCACGCTGCTTCGCACCATCTCCGGCCTGATCAAGTCGCAGGCCGGCGAGATCAGCCTCGAGGGAACGCCGCTGCATGGCCTGGCCCCCTACGAGGTGGTGAGGCAGGGCTTCGTGCAGTCGCCCGAAGGCAAGCAGCTGTTCGGCGGCATGTCGATCCGCGAGAACCTGCTGATCGGCGCCCACAACGCACGTGCGCGCGAGGTCCGCGACCAGACGCTGAAGGAGGTCTTCGCGCTGTTCCCGATCCTGGAAGAGCGCCAGAAGCTCGCGGCCAACACGCTTTCGGGCGGCCAGCAGCAGATGGTGGCGGTCGGCCGCGCGCTGATGGCCAAGCCACGGCTGCTGGCGCTGGACGAGCCCTCGCTGGGCCTGGCGCCCATCATGGTCGACCGGCTCTTCGAGTCGATCCGGCGCATCCGCGACCTGGGCGTCACGGTGCTCGTGATCGAACAGAACGTCTTCAAGGTGCTGCAGATGGCGGACCACGGCCATGTGCTGGAGAACGGCCGCATCGCCCTGTCGGGCAGCGGCCGGGAACTGCTGGCCGATGGCCACCTGCGCGCCACCTACCTCGGCATTTGAACCACCACGCAAGGAGCACACATTTCATGAACGCGAGACCGAACCCGCCGAACGAGGTGGCCGATGTGCAGAGGCTGCGGGCCAAGGCCCTGGCCCTGCGCCGAAAGATGGTCGTGCAGGCACGCGGCAAGGGTCAGGGCTACCTGGGCCAGGGCCTGGGCATCGCCGACTTCCTGGCCGCGCTCTACTTCCATGAGTTCAGCGCGGACGACCTGGATTTCAAGCGCGCCGACCGCAAGCGCTTCTACCTTTCCACCGGCCACTACTCGATCGCGATGTGGGCCGTGCTGGCCGAGGCCGGTCTCATCGATGCGGCGACCCTGCCCAGCTACGGCGCCGATGGCAGCCCGTTGGAAATGAGCACGATGGAGGGACACGTGCCCGGCGTGGAGATGACCGGCGGTTCGCTGGGCCACGGCCTGGGCATCGCCACCGGCGCCGCGCTGGGTTACCGGCTGGACGGCCATCAGTCGGCCATCCATGTCGAGCTGTCCGACGGTGAATTGCAGGAGGGCTCGACCTGGGAAGCAGCCACTGCTGCCGCCAGCTTCGGACTGGACAGGCTGGTTGCGTGGATCGACTGCAACGGTATCCAGGCCGATGGTCCCATGGTCGTGAACATCGAGCCCGTCGCGGGCCGCTTCGCCGCGTTCGGCTGGGCCGTGCGGGAGATCGACGGCAACGATCTCGCGCAACTGCTGGAGGCCCTGGCCTGGGCGCGGCTCTGCGAGGGCAAACCCAAAGCCGTCGTGATGCGCACCCGCCCCGGCCGCGGCATCCGCCGCATCGAACAACGCGACCGCGCGCACTTCGTGCGCATCGACGCCGACGAATGGGACGACGTCGCACGTGAACTGGAGATCGAGAATGCCTGAGACCCTTGCCCCATCGCGCACGCTCGCCATGAGCGAGTCGGAGGCCGTGGTCGGCCGTCCCGCGCAGTTCGCGCCGTTCGCCATCGGCACCCTGAAGGCCGCCGAGCGGCATCCCGAACTCGTGGTGCTGACGGCCGACCTCGGCAAGTACACCGACGTCCACGACTTCCGCCACAAGTACCCGCAGCGCTTCTTCAACGTCGGCATGGCCGAACAGGCGCTGGTCATGGCCGCGGCCGGGCTGTCGAAGACCGGCAAGGTCGCCTACTGCACGACCTACGGCACCTTCGCCACGCGGCGCGCCTACGACTTCCTCGCAATCGCCTGCGCGCACAGCGACGAGAACGTGAAGATGTTCGCCGGCAACCCCGGCCTGGCGTCCGGCTACGGCGGCACGCACCAGGCCAACGAGGACCTCGCGTTGATGCGATCGATCCCGAACATGACGGTGCTGGATCCGTGCGACGCGACCGAGATGGCGCAGATCGCCGAGATGGCGGTGGACATCCCCGGCACCGTCTACAGCCGCCTGCTGCGCGCCAACGTGCCTGTGGTGTTCGATCCCGCGACGCATCGCGTGCGCATCGGCAAGGGCCATGTGGTGGTCGGCGGCAGCGATGTGGGCTTCGTCTCCACCGGATCGATGACCGAGCGCGTCATCGATGCGCAGCGCGAGCTCGCGGCAAGCGGCATCGCCAGTTCGTTGTTCCACACCGCGTCGATCAAGCCCTTCGACGCGGCCGGCCTGGTCGAGTTCGCCGCCTCCGTCAAACGCCTGGTGGTCTGCGAGAACCATGTCGCCAGCGGCGGCCTGGCTTGGCTCGTGATCGACGCGTTGTACGAGGCGGGCCAGCACCGCCCGTTGCTGAAGATCGCGATTCCCGATCAGTTCACCGAGTGTGGCTCGCACGCCTATCTGCTGGACAAGTACGGCCTCAGCAAGGCGCGCATCGTCGAACGCGTGACGGCATGGCTGGGATGAGCGCGAATCCGCAGGCCATCCGTGCATTCGGCGCGGCGCATCGCTACTACCAGGGCCCGGGTGCCTTGGGACTGGTGGGCGATGTCGTCAGCCGCTTGGGAGGTCGGCCCGTGCTGGTGTGCGATGCCATCGTGGCCGACCTGCTGCGCCCGGCCGTTGATGCGGCCTGCGGGGTACGGGACATGGCCGTTCCCTGGCTTGAAGTGCGCGGCGATGTCACGCGCGCCATGGTGCGGGGACTGGTGCAGCAGGCACGAAGCGCCGACACCCCGGATGTGGTGCTGGCAGCCGGCGGGGGCAAGGGCGTGGATGCCGGCAAGGCGGTGTCGCGCGAGCTCGGTGCGCGATTGATCGTGCTGCCGACCTCCGCGTCCAACGATGGGCCTTGCAGCGAGTCCTTCGTGTACTACGACGATCAGCATCGGATGGAATCGGTCGAACACCTGCCGCGCAATCCCGACGCCGTGATCGTGGA from Variovorax paradoxus includes these protein-coding regions:
- a CDS encoding branched-chain amino acid ABC transporter permease → MDWFVLGYAAINGILVGAMLGGIALGLSLIFGVMRIVNFAHGSFLMLAMYTAFWLQQRLGLDPYLSIAVAAPAMFALGYAVQALVIAPLVRRERALVVEPISALLLTAGVYILIDNLALMAFGPNVRSASSGIAVQTIMLGEFPINTLRLVSAAVPLLMALGLSLWLGRTDLGRAVRATASNRDAAAMSGIDVARIYNLTFGLGCATVAVMGCLIAPFIPVTPQVGLAFGIKSFIVVVLGGIGSIAGSLVGGVVIGLFESVASQFVATPTAAIFSLGLFIVILLLRPQGLMGKKGGV
- a CDS encoding branched-chain amino acid ABC transporter permease, with protein sequence MSAIPSALAGSVRPAAARGVHVAKFALAGLLLAGFALPLAVHDEFFLHSAIMVLYFAYLASAWNLMCGYVGQISFGHSVFSGVGGYCSVLLLTGLGLSPWIGMLVGGALAALLAVVIGYPTMRLRGPYFALTTIAVAEIVRIWVENTDLVMGISLKGAEGLRVPLVGTDWSLFQFESKVPYYYIILVLVVVITAMTWLMERSRLGVCLKAIRGDRDAAESLGINPTRYTLSAYALSAFMTALGGSFYAQFIRFINPERNMGTELSIDMALMAIIGGQGTVFGPLVGAAFLAPLAEVTRGYLGGQFIGLHLVIYGLVLILAVLYLPKGLWDPIKRLGAWLLRGRSTR
- a CDS encoding ABC transporter ATP-binding protein, with translation MSTGSEILLSVRGISKRYGGVQAVKGLSFELRRGEILGLLGPNGAGKTTAFNMIAGFVGVDEGEIELDGRRISGRKPWDVCAAGLARTFQLSKPFGGMTARENLVVGSLVKTRDRARSLSKADELLDFLGMSALASTDADNLTAFERRKVELGRALSTEPSLLLMDEVVAGATPQEAMVMVELIKKVRDRGVTVLIIEHVMKVIMGLSDRVIVMNLGELIADGLPADVVRQDAVLKAYFGEDYVDAGA
- a CDS encoding ABC transporter ATP-binding protein encodes the protein MSTPALEIRGLVAGYGDVSVLRGLDLSIAPGQLVALIGANGAGKTTLLRTISGLIKSQAGEISLEGTPLHGLAPYEVVRQGFVQSPEGKQLFGGMSIRENLLIGAHNARAREVRDQTLKEVFALFPILEERQKLAANTLSGGQQQMVAVGRALMAKPRLLALDEPSLGLAPIMVDRLFESIRRIRDLGVTVLVIEQNVFKVLQMADHGHVLENGRIALSGSGRELLADGHLRATYLGI
- a CDS encoding transketolase, which translates into the protein MNARPNPPNEVADVQRLRAKALALRRKMVVQARGKGQGYLGQGLGIADFLAALYFHEFSADDLDFKRADRKRFYLSTGHYSIAMWAVLAEAGLIDAATLPSYGADGSPLEMSTMEGHVPGVEMTGGSLGHGLGIATGAALGYRLDGHQSAIHVELSDGELQEGSTWEAATAAASFGLDRLVAWIDCNGIQADGPMVVNIEPVAGRFAAFGWAVREIDGNDLAQLLEALAWARLCEGKPKAVVMRTRPGRGIRRIEQRDRAHFVRIDADEWDDVARELEIENA
- a CDS encoding transketolase family protein — encoded protein: MPETLAPSRTLAMSESEAVVGRPAQFAPFAIGTLKAAERHPELVVLTADLGKYTDVHDFRHKYPQRFFNVGMAEQALVMAAAGLSKTGKVAYCTTYGTFATRRAYDFLAIACAHSDENVKMFAGNPGLASGYGGTHQANEDLALMRSIPNMTVLDPCDATEMAQIAEMAVDIPGTVYSRLLRANVPVVFDPATHRVRIGKGHVVVGGSDVGFVSTGSMTERVIDAQRELAASGIASSLFHTASIKPFDAAGLVEFAASVKRLVVCENHVASGGLAWLVIDALYEAGQHRPLLKIAIPDQFTECGSHAYLLDKYGLSKARIVERVTAWLG